In Hirundo rustica isolate bHirRus1 chromosome 2, bHirRus1.pri.v3, whole genome shotgun sequence, one genomic interval encodes:
- the MRPL51 gene encoding large ribosomal subunit protein mL51, whose product MAAAALLLREAGRALLGRGAPLPRAERGISDCGGALWAPARPGLPVPLSSPLAGLSRPIRIKEPPKRKPVDRWTKKRALFGVYDNVGILGGFQIHPKNLIMGPTWLRGWRGNELQRCIRKKQMVGDRMFVEDYHKLNKRIRYLYKRFNRTGKHR is encoded by the exons atggcggcggcggcactGCTGCTGCGAGAGGCGGGCCGGGCCCTGCTGGGCCGTGGCGCTCCTCTGCCCCGCGCCGAGCGGGGCATCAGCGACTGCGGCGGGGCGCTCTGGGCTCCCGCGCGGCCCGGCCTCCCCGTGCCGCTCTCCTCGCCCCTGGCTGGGCTCTCCCGGCCCATCCGCATCAAGGAGCCGCCGAAGCGCAAGCCGGTAGATCGGTGGACGAAGAAGCGGGCCTTGTTCGGGGTGTACGATAACGTAGGGATCCTGG GCGGCTTCCAGATCCACCCGAAGAATCTCATCATGGGGCCTACCTGGCTTCGAGGCTGGCGGGGGAACGAGCTGCAGAGGTGCATCCGCAAGAAGCAGATGGTGGGAGATCGGATGTTCGTAGAGGACTATCACAAACTCAACAAGAGGATCCGGTACTTGTACAAGCGTTTCAATCGCACTGGAAAGCACCGCTAG